TGATAAAGTGCTATGAAGTTGTTACACCAGTTTAGTAACCATATTTGATAAAGAGCTTTTAGAtgtgagaaattaaaaaaagaataagtttatttgatcatttttactattattttactGGTATTAGTCTATATTTAGTActggttgttgttgttaatattGCTATTAGTCTCTCTTTCTTAAACTAGGTGGGCATGGTTGTCATTTTTATGGGCATTTCTGTCaatttttattctattaaaAGCTAGAACAATGTGCTAGAGAGCTTTAACACTAAAAGCTTGGAATTCCCAGTTTTAGCTTAAAGATATAATCATATTATCACCATTATCTTAATCatagaatttattttctttataggcattttaaactaattaattttcGCATGTGTAAAAACCAAGGGCTATTTATTGCTCACATATAACTTATCTGTTCTTACCTTTGGAATGTCAAAGATAGATAACTGTCcaaatctctattttatttttgtgtaggTCATGGAGGGGCCCGAGCTGCTGAATATGTCAAACACAACCTTTTCAGTAATTTGATCAAGCATCCAAAGTTTATTTCCGATACCAAATCAGCTATAGGTTTCTCACATCTTATCTTACcattgtggtttcttttttaatgttctACAATTTGCTATTGttaaaaaatcatttagtgTTTCTCTTAACTTGTTCTCTCTGTGTGCAGCTGATGCATACAATCATACAGACTCTGAGTTTCTGAAATCGGAAAATAGTCAGAACAGAGACGCTGGATCAACTGCTTCCACTGCCATCCTAGTTGGTGATCGTTTGCTTGTTGCAAATGTTGGAGATTCCAGGGCGGTTATATGCAGGGGTGGTAATGGTAAGTCTCAtaagtattatttatttatttacgtATTTTTGTAGGGATTTGGTACCCATTTCACTAAGACATTTAAAAGCTTGATGTTAAAGGgacttcttcttattattattttccccTTAACTTGGCAGTTATTTATTACTATAACGGCTTTTGAGAAGTTTGATACTTGTcaaatttgcttcttttttgactttttattatttattatttttttataattcccCTGGTTTTATCTGTCTCTTCCCTCGCCCCAAATACTTAAAAATTGTTCCCCCTGAAAGTTTTAAGTGGTATGATATTGGTGCCTATAGTTGAATGCATAAGGAGTTGATTGTGGATATCTTCTGTACTCTCTTTtgcttgtcttttcttttttcatatattcAAAATTCCCATCATGATTTCTTATCAATATCCAAGGTAggtaataggtttttttttttttttttttttaatatttatttttatataatttgtgGGTTTACTTTGCCAAAGTTTTTTTGACATTCAcaatttgtctttttcttcataattttataaatcaacAAGCATTTGTAATCTTTTACCGGCCTTTTATTCTTCTATGTACTTTGTATCATATCTAATTTTGTATTGGGAAGCTTGTGTGTTGTTAATTAATGTGTTTATTTTATGAAGCACTACTAGATGTATATAATCTATAttgtttcttctttaatttctttcctGGCTTGTCAGCATGGCACCAGATAATAAGTATATAGATATTTTCATGGATATGTTTTTAAAACTTCCTTGTGGTTCATTTATTTCCTTTAGTAACTGGCAATGTCAGATTTTTTCTTGGCTAGAATTTGCTAATTAGGTTGTTTCTTTACAGTTCCTTTCTACTCTTGTGTTCTTGTAAGTGGGAAACATGTCTTTGAGTGCTTTATGAAAGGTTTAAATATCAGTAAAATCTCATTTTTATCCATCCAAAtggaaagaaaaccaaaaaaggaTACAGCAAAATATGCCTTCATTCCTTGGGTTAAGTTTgttcatttttaattctttcaagGCATTCACTACTGACTTCTTTGGAGTTACTACCACTACCAAAGATCTGGCTTGTTATGGGAAAATACTTGGAAGCAAATTTTATCATGCATTCTGCCTTACTGGAGGCTTAGTTTGTTTTCATTTCTAGGAGTTCCACTGAAAAGTGCTGCAGATGATCTATTGGCTGTTTAATTATGGAGAGCAGATAATCACCTGGGAGATTTCACTGGAATGTGCAATTTCGTCGTCCACCACAAGATTGGGAAGAAGAAGCCTTTGATCAGTTTATGGAGTTGGTATATTCTTCGTCAGTGCGGGGGTTTGGCCCAGATAAGGTTTGTTGGAAGCCTGCAAGGAAtagaggttttgaggttagaGGTTATTATAGTTCCTTCTACCCTCCTAATCTTGTTTCCTTTCCATGGAAAATGATATGGCAATCGAAGGTTCCTCCAAGggttgctttcttttcttggtcTGCTTCCTTAGGTAAGATCTTAACAACAGATAACCTTCGTAAAAGGCGAGTGATAGTGCTTGACtggtgctatatgtgtaagAGGTGTGGGGAGTCAGTGGATCATCTTCTACTTCATTGCTCCATAGCTTGGGAGTTGTGGTCTTTGGTTTTCTGCTTGTTTGGTATTCAATGGGTTATGCCTCATACTGTTCTTGAGTTGTTTGAGGCTTGGGAAGGAAAGTTTGCGCGACATCGTCACATTGATGTTTGGAAATTAGTGCCTCACTGCTTGATTTGGTGCATTTGGCGTGAAAGGAATGctagaagctttgagggttGCGAACGCTCTTTGCTAGAGATTAAATCCTTTTTCTTACGCACGCTCTTTGAATGGAGTGtggttttttctcatttttcttgctcttccttttctatttttcttgaccgttgttcttttgtttcttgatttgtgcccccatagtacatccTCAATGTACTTGGTTTggcaatttttattattaataatattcttacgttatttataaaaaatatatatatataaaattgtatctTTTTCATGTGAGAGGATTCTGTTGACATGTTCCCTCCTTCCTATTTTGTTAACTTGTTATATCATTTGTTTATCATCTTGTGATTTCCTGCAGCTATTGCTGTTTCCCGAGATCACAAGCCAGACCAAACTGATGAGCGGCAACGGATTGAGGATGCTGGCGGATTTGTTATGTGGGCCGGTAAGTTCATCACACATTAATTTTCAAGCTTTCTGGTAATCCGGTAAATTGCTTGTGTCTTGGTGATTAAAAATTATGTCACAGGAACTTGGAGGGTTGGAGGAGTTCTTGCTGTTTCTCGTGCATTTGGTGATAGGCTTTTGAAGCAATATGTTGTTGCTGATCCAGAAATTCAGGTGGGATTCTTAACATTCACTTTTGATACTTACCATATAAAGTGAAgtcatttctttctttgtatggTGGTTCAAATGAAAACTTAAGATCACAGTTGTTGGTGGTGTTGTGcgaacaccccccccccccccccccaacccacTATCTACCTATCAAAAACAGTTTGTGTGTGTGCGGGTGCGTTTAAGTAGAGCAAAAATTGAAGCTGCCAATGTTACTATGCCTGTACGTCTTACCTTGTGTGTTCAATAGAAATTCTAGGTACCaataatttatgttaatttgaaaatgtaaaattttattttggcatttcTCAACTGACCTACATACGTGTATTATTGATTCTGCTAGAGGAATGTTGTTCACCGACGGCAGTCCTATATTAGTACAATTCTCTATTTAAGAGAGGTGTCTTCTGATTGATACATTTGGTTGGGTTAGAGTGCCTCTTTCCACGCCTCTCATTTTTAGTTTCGTGTGGATAATTAGCCACTGACATTCTTATGGAACTTTCAGGAGGAAAAGATTGACAACTCCCTTGAGTTTCTTATCCTTGCTAGTGATGGATTGTGGGATGTTGTCACAAATGAGGTTtgtcattcttcttcttcttatcttttcttttctttttatttatttatttattttttttgacacCTGTTGCAAAAGGCTGAAAGTGGATATTGTGTCTTAATCAAAAAGTTCTACCTCATTACTAACCTAATGGATATAAATCTAGCATTTTTATCATTGACAGAAAGATTAGGGTTTATTTCTTGTGATGAATTTTTGAATGGTTGTCATGTGTTTGTCTGACTTTTGAATTAACCAAACATGCTGGTACTCCCAACCTTTCAGCTCTctgattctttcttctttctcagGAGGCTGTTGCTATGGTTCAACCAATCGACGAGCCGGAACAGGCTGCAAAGAAGTTGATGCATGAAGCATATCAAAGAGGTAGTGCAGATAATATTACTATCGTTGTTGTCCGTTTCTTGGCCAATCAGGGAGGTTCCTCTCACAGCAGCTCTGTCTAAGCACCCTAAGCTTGGTGCAATAAAATCAAGTGGTTTTTAGTGATAGGAGATCTTAGTGTTGTACCGTTTAAGGTTAGAGATATAAACAAACTCATTAGGTTGTTAATGTGTATCACATACTATCAGCTTCTAGCATAGAGCTGTATCTGAGAGCTTAGTTACTGCATTGGGTATTGAATTTAGCTAGAAAATCGTTGTTTGAATATGTCAAAAACCTCCAAATTTCTTTATCATATTCTGTAAATGTGATTGATCAAAAACTTTATTGCTATTTTCATTTGCATGGTAGGTAGTAATTTTTTCAGGATAAATTTACCATTTTGGTTTCTAACATTTACACTGTATCAATTGGTCTTTAACGTTTAGTGCCTAACCTTTATTATGTCAAAATTGTCATTGCCGTTAAATGATTAATAGAAAATGCCAACATGGCTAATGGtcatatctaaaaaatatttatgccACCTAGATTGCCAAGTGGACTACCATGtggccttaatttttttttttaaagaaaaaaaaacaaataaataattttttttttttaaatataactcATATATTGGGTAAAATATTAGACCAAGTGTTAGCCCTCTATTTCGTTACTAAGAAATTACAGAAAAAGCagtaataatttcaaaatacagtagatttatatatatatatatatatatatatatatatatatatataaataaagaataataccAATTGATATCATCTCAAACTTATGTGGTTTCTACAGCTTTTAattaccttaatttttaaaaacaagaaGTCAATTTTCTTTGAGGTTCTATTTTCTCAGCAATGAAACAAAAACCATACACCCCTTCTCACCCGACAAATTCTTTTGGCTCCCCTCTCCAAATGGCCACTTCAACTCGAACTCAGCTTATCTTACAGCTCTCAACCTTGATCCCAACCACCCCATCCCTCCCAAATGGAAATGGCTTTGGAAACTCCCCACCCTTCCAAAATCACCACCTTCTTATTGTTAGCTTGTCATAATTGTCTTCCCACAAAAGATCTCCTCCTCAAAAGGAAAATCCTCTCTAAAGCCACATGTCCTCTCTATAAGAATCCTACAGAATCCATCTTTTATATCCTCACAGATTGTCCTATAGTATACCCCATCTGGGCAAACCTTGGAAACCTCCCTAGACAACAAGATTTTCACTCTCCTCAAATCCTAGACTGGATAAAAAAGATGACATCCTATTTGGGTACTACCCTTTTCCTTCCCAACATCCCTTGGAACGTAGCCCTCCCTATAGCAATTTGGACTATTTGGACAGCTGGAAATAAGTTTGTCATGGAAAATAAAGCCTTTGTAACAAGCGAGATCTTGAAGAAGATCCAAGCTCTCTCCATCGATATATTCTTCTCTCTACCAATCAACGACATAAAACCTCATTGTGGAAGTGTCCATATCAGCTGGAACCCCCTTCCCCGGGGTTTCTTCAAACTCAACACCAACGGCTTGGTGAATGGCAAGCAGGGCAAAGCAAATACTGGCAGGCTTATTAGAAACTCTATGGGAGATTGGGTTGGAGGCCTCTCTAAACACATAGGAATCACTCATTCCATGGCTCCTGAACTTTGGAGTCTCCATGATGGGCTAATTTTAGCAAAGAATCTAAGTTTAAGGAAGCTCATCATTGAATTAGACACAATTCTTACATCACATGATAACTTGTATGATTCATCTCACCCTTGTAGTGCTTTGATCTCTGATTGTAGGTCCCTCCTCCAATCTTTTGAGGAAACCTGCATTCACTACATCTTCAGCGAAGGAAATAAATGTGCGGATCTTTTGGCAAAGAAAGGGCCTCCTGGTAGTGATAGCTTTATTTTGTATTCGCACCCTTTTTCTCTATTatgtatcttttatttttggatgcTATGAGTAATTTATACCCGAGACTTTGTATTTTGTAGTTCTGTTTAATTATATTAccttttactcaaaaaaaaacaaaaaacaaaaaaaaactaactggATTGGGTGGGTAAGGATAAAAGTTTGTTTGGGGCGGAAGTAAGTGCAATGTGGTGAAGGGCATGGATcaaaaggaggaggagaagtATTTCTCAATCGGACTTTGGTGGCCATCGATCCGCTTAAATCCTCTGCTTCATTGCTGATCAGTCATCTTTAGTGTTAAACTCAGATTGGTGTCATTTAGGATCtatttggatactgcttattactgaaaattaaaaacactgtagcaaaataatttttaaatatatgaatagtaccgtggaacttaattttaaaattgtttttgctgaaaaaaaatacttgtgaATTTTGTGAATAGTGCACGAGATCCACAGAAAAACAACGCAAATGCGGGAAACGTTATCCAAACTCCACCTCATTTTGGTTGCTAGAGAGTTCTACAGCTCTCTCGCATTTATCTATTGAGTGATGGACATGAACTTAAATTTTggtgaaaactgaaaagcaaACAACAGTATGGACTTgcttttttacaaaaactggaaatttttatttaaagagaCAAAAACTGGATTGGgtgaattgtttttgtttctaatctttaacaaaaaaataaagggtgAAATCTGAAATCACTTTCCCCTAGACACAGGCAAGAACAACAATAAAAAGTGTGCGTGGAGAGATTCAATTAATAtcgaaaaataataaatttgaaatagaaATAACAAGATATAAagctagaaaataataaaatttaaactagataataacaacaataGAACTGTAAAACGTGTAAAACcaataaatgtttaaatatAGAATGGAACACGATAATGAATTTGaaattgtaaatattattattgaaatttggAAAACTTaccataaaattttgatgtaagTGGGAATTGAAGTATTTAGAACTTACAATTACGAGCAGAAgtgaaagataaaaataaaaaagaagaaggaagaaaaagaaaagaataaaggcTACAAGAAATAGTAAGTAGGAAAACTAGAAAATACTATAGTATAAGTGTTTATAGAGTGTGGAGGGTACGAATTGGGATTCAAGTTTTCAGGAGGGattttcacacatatatacacttagattaggttatagtagaatttatatcttgtatatataaaaaaaaagtaggaaaaCTAGAAAATACTATAGTGCCTTTTTTCTTAGAGAAATGCActtctaaatttatttatttatttattttttaaatttctctttGGTCTTCATTGTCACTAATTGTcttgttgactttttttttttaattctttgctGCCATCATTTTGTCTATGATT
This DNA window, taken from Quercus robur chromosome 2, dhQueRobu3.1, whole genome shotgun sequence, encodes the following:
- the LOC126712773 gene encoding probable protein phosphatase 2C 59; the protein is MGYLNSVLSSSSQVHAEDAPVSGGGLSQNGKFSYGYASSPGKRSSMEDFYETRIDGVEGEIVGLFGVFDGHGGARAAEYVKHNLFSNLIKHPKFISDTKSAIADAYNHTDSEFLKSENSQNRDAGSTASTAILVGDRLLVANVGDSRAVICRGGNAIAVSRDHKPDQTDERQRIEDAGGFVMWAGTWRVGGVLAVSRAFGDRLLKQYVVADPEIQEEKIDNSLEFLILASDGLWDVVTNEEAVAMVQPIDEPEQAAKKLMHEAYQRGSADNITIVVVRFLANQGGSSHSSSV